Proteins encoded by one window of Streptococcus sanguinis:
- a CDS encoding antigen I/II family LPXTG-anchored adhesin: MRKLLTVKVSRGRRKMKKKEVFGFRKNKAVKTLCGAVLGAAFLTSTMQVRADEVVTDTNGPVNTEMVGTGNAATNLPQAQGPASQASKESQAQAGQADGGVTVTVPTAGLDESAKKAQEAGLTVVKDPAVDKGVAQTDQDTADKKAEIAADYQAQVTEIDAKVKEYKEKVSAYEAEVVRITAENKATAEQYAKDLVAHQAEVARITAENAQLKADYEAALSKYKTDLAMVQKTNAENTAAYQAAKAAYDAELARVQKLNAETKANYDVALAAYASELDRVQKANAAAKARYEKALADTEAANAKIAADNEAIKQRNAAAKAAYEAALAQYQTDLATVRKTNTDNEAAYQAAQANYQAELARIQKENQDKKAQYEADLAAYEAKKTQIEAENAAAQKEYEQKLAENQAKNATIAAENEEIKKRNAQAQANYQAQLAQYNADLAVYNTKLAKYQQDKAKYDAEQAKIKAGLALAEAKKTEDGHLSRPIAQSLVFKSEPNADLSLTTTGEFVSYAGMEAAVKNTAEFSKKLFQFDNFKVTDIQNANYQTNQQESFGTVGKYADYSSNVTSGKGPTEWSSVLLSRGQSATATYTNLQGTYYRGKKVSKIVYTYTLDPSSQFRNDKAWLGIFKDPTMGVFASAYTGNFEDATSLFVKTEFVFYDDKGQPINFDQALMSVASLNREANSIEMAKDYTGTFNKISGSSIGEKNGQIYATESENFKKGVGGSRFTMYKNAQPDSGWDTTDAPNSWYGAGAVEISGTTNSMTIGTISSSEVLGQPEATDPRRADKLAPKKPNIWFAINGDVRATDLPIITVEEPEAPVAPTAPAVPSEEALKPLDPAPTAPTPKALPTPPAAPTYEKEPTPPTRTPDTPEPSKPSEPSYEVEKAVRPAVVEPTYEKEPTPPAAPTYEKEPEAPTPTPDTPEPNKPVEPTYSPLPTSPAEPVYQKEPAAPVAPTVRYHYHLLQSQPQINKEIQNDQGTNIDKTLVAKQSVVQFALKTEALPAGRSETTSFVITDPLPSGYEVDLAATKAASAGFDISYDKASHTVTFKANAATLATYNADTTKEVATLFPTVVGRVLNDGATYTNNFTLTVNDAYGVRSNVVRVTTPGKPDDSDNPSNNYIKPTKVNKNKAGLVIDGKEVLAGSTNYYELTWDLDQYKGDKSSKSTIQKGFYYVDDYPEEALELRPELVKLVDADGKAVAGVTVTHYESLETAPAAVRELLQKANITVKGSFQFFAADDAQAFYDQYVVTGKSLTITSPMAVKEGMGRTGGKFENKAYQIDFGNGYATDVVVNNVPKISPEKDITLSLDPTSAENLDGKELTLGRHFNYRLIGGLIPANHSEGLTDYSFVDDYDQRGDEYTGAYKTFAKVDITIKDGKVIKAGTDLTEYTAANVDLEKGLISIRFKEEFLETISLDSAFQAETYLQMKRIAAGTFENTYINTVNHVVYASNTVTTVTPKAQHLLVSDVNDPRRANPTSAAKKIPVSLLPETGAKDTVYLPYLGLAAIIGALGLGKLKGKED, encoded by the coding sequence ATGAGAAAACTGCTGACTGTAAAAGTTAGCAGAGGAAGGAGAAAAATGAAGAAAAAAGAAGTTTTTGGTTTTCGGAAAAATAAGGCTGTTAAAACTTTATGCGGTGCTGTTCTAGGTGCGGCTTTTTTAACGTCAACGATGCAAGTAAGAGCAGATGAAGTAGTAACTGATACCAATGGTCCTGTCAATACTGAAATGGTGGGCACTGGAAATGCAGCGACCAATCTGCCTCAAGCTCAAGGACCAGCCAGTCAGGCATCTAAAGAGAGTCAGGCTCAAGCAGGTCAGGCAGACGGCGGTGTGACAGTGACTGTTCCAACAGCTGGTTTAGATGAAAGCGCCAAAAAAGCTCAAGAAGCTGGGCTGACAGTGGTCAAAGATCCAGCTGTTGACAAAGGAGTAGCTCAGACTGATCAAGACACAGCAGACAAAAAAGCGGAGATTGCAGCAGATTATCAAGCACAAGTAACCGAGATTGATGCCAAGGTCAAGGAGTATAAAGAAAAAGTATCAGCCTACGAGGCGGAAGTAGTTCGGATTACAGCAGAAAACAAAGCGACAGCGGAGCAATATGCTAAAGATTTGGTTGCTCATCAAGCAGAAGTAGCTCGGATCACAGCAGAAAATGCTCAGCTGAAAGCAGATTATGAAGCTGCCCTTAGTAAATACAAAACAGATTTAGCAATGGTTCAAAAGACCAACGCAGAAAATACGGCTGCTTACCAAGCGGCAAAAGCGGCCTATGATGCAGAGTTGGCCCGTGTTCAAAAACTAAATGCGGAAACAAAGGCTAATTATGATGTGGCTCTGGCGGCTTATGCTAGTGAGCTGGACCGAGTTCAAAAAGCTAATGCGGCAGCTAAGGCCCGGTATGAAAAAGCTTTGGCTGACACTGAAGCTGCCAATGCTAAGATTGCTGCTGATAATGAAGCTATTAAACAGCGGAATGCGGCTGCAAAAGCGGCCTACGAGGCAGCACTTGCCCAATATCAAACAGATTTAGCTACTGTCCGAAAGACCAATACTGATAATGAAGCGGCATATCAAGCGGCTCAGGCGAATTATCAGGCAGAATTGGCCCGTATCCAAAAAGAAAATCAAGATAAAAAAGCTCAATATGAAGCAGATCTAGCAGCTTATGAAGCTAAAAAGACTCAAATTGAAGCTGAAAATGCAGCAGCTCAAAAAGAATATGAGCAAAAGCTAGCAGAGAATCAAGCTAAGAATGCCACTATAGCAGCTGAAAATGAAGAAATCAAGAAGCGTAATGCTCAAGCCCAAGCAAACTATCAAGCTCAGTTGGCCCAGTATAATGCTGATTTGGCTGTCTATAACACAAAATTAGCCAAGTATCAGCAAGATAAGGCTAAATATGATGCTGAACAGGCCAAGATTAAGGCTGGACTGGCTCTTGCAGAAGCAAAGAAGACTGAAGACGGGCATTTGAGCCGTCCAATTGCGCAAAGCCTGGTTTTCAAATCAGAACCTAATGCTGATCTGTCACTGACTACAACTGGTGAGTTTGTCAGCTATGCTGGCATGGAAGCCGCTGTGAAGAATACTGCAGAGTTTTCTAAGAAACTCTTCCAGTTTGACAACTTCAAAGTAACAGATATTCAAAATGCTAACTATCAGACCAATCAGCAGGAAAGCTTTGGTACGGTTGGTAAGTATGCAGACTATAGTTCTAACGTAACAAGCGGTAAAGGACCGACTGAATGGTCTTCTGTTTTGCTGAGTCGCGGTCAGTCTGCAACAGCAACCTATACAAATCTTCAGGGAACTTATTATCGAGGGAAAAAAGTTTCTAAAATTGTTTATACTTATACTCTTGATCCAAGCTCTCAATTCCGCAATGATAAGGCTTGGTTGGGTATTTTTAAAGACCCGACCATGGGAGTTTTTGCTTCCGCTTATACAGGAAATTTTGAAGATGCAACCTCTCTCTTTGTTAAGACGGAATTTGTCTTTTATGATGATAAAGGCCAACCTATTAATTTTGATCAGGCTTTGATGTCCGTGGCTTCCCTCAACCGTGAAGCCAACTCTATCGAAATGGCCAAAGATTATACAGGAACTTTCAACAAGATTTCGGGTTCCTCTATTGGTGAAAAGAACGGCCAAATCTATGCGACTGAGTCTGAAAACTTCAAAAAAGGAGTTGGCGGATCTCGCTTTACCATGTATAAGAATGCTCAGCCAGACTCAGGCTGGGACACTACAGATGCTCCTAACTCATGGTATGGGGCAGGAGCGGTGGAAATTTCTGGTACAACCAACAGCATGACGATTGGAACGATTTCCTCTTCTGAAGTGTTAGGCCAGCCAGAGGCTACTGATCCACGTAGGGCTGACAAACTAGCTCCTAAGAAACCAAATATTTGGTTTGCGATTAATGGTGATGTTCGAGCGACTGATCTGCCAATCATCACAGTAGAAGAACCGGAAGCGCCCGTAGCTCCTACAGCTCCTGCAGTGCCAAGTGAAGAAGCGCTTAAGCCTTTGGATCCAGCTCCAACTGCACCAACACCGAAGGCTCTTCCAACACCTCCGGCAGCACCGACTTATGAAAAAGAACCGACGCCACCGACACGTACACCGGATACCCCAGAGCCTAGTAAGCCTTCTGAGCCAAGCTATGAAGTAGAAAAAGCTGTCCGGCCAGCAGTGGTAGAACCGACCTATGAAAAGGAGCCAACCCCTCCGGCAGCACCAACTTATGAGAAGGAGCCGGAAGCGCCAACTCCTACACCAGATACACCGGAGCCTAATAAGCCGGTAGAACCAACTTATAGCCCGCTACCAACCTCACCAGCAGAGCCTGTTTATCAAAAAGAGCCAGCAGCGCCCGTAGCTCCGACTGTGCGCTATCATTATCATCTCTTGCAATCTCAACCGCAGATTAATAAAGAGATTCAAAATGACCAAGGCACCAATATTGATAAGACTCTGGTGGCTAAGCAGTCCGTCGTTCAGTTTGCTCTAAAGACAGAAGCTCTTCCAGCTGGACGCAGTGAGACGACTTCATTTGTCATTACTGATCCGTTGCCAAGTGGTTATGAAGTTGACTTAGCAGCAACAAAAGCTGCTAGTGCAGGCTTTGATATCAGCTATGACAAGGCTAGCCACACAGTGACATTTAAAGCAAATGCAGCAACCTTAGCTACTTATAACGCAGATACGACCAAAGAAGTTGCTACGCTCTTTCCGACAGTGGTTGGCCGAGTGCTCAACGATGGCGCAACCTATACTAATAATTTCACCCTGACAGTCAATGATGCCTATGGTGTCCGCTCAAACGTAGTACGCGTGACTACACCAGGTAAGCCTGATGATTCAGACAATCCTAGCAATAATTACATCAAGCCAACCAAGGTCAATAAAAACAAGGCAGGATTGGTGATTGATGGTAAGGAAGTCTTGGCTGGTTCGACCAATTACTACGAGCTGACTTGGGATTTGGATCAGTATAAGGGTGACAAGTCATCTAAGAGCACGATTCAAAAAGGTTTCTACTATGTAGATGACTATCCGGAAGAAGCACTTGAACTTCGTCCGGAATTAGTCAAGCTAGTAGATGCGGATGGCAAGGCTGTGGCAGGTGTGACAGTGACCCACTACGAAAGCCTTGAAACAGCCCCTGCAGCAGTTCGAGAGCTCCTTCAAAAGGCGAACATCACTGTCAAAGGTTCTTTCCAATTCTTTGCGGCAGACGATGCCCAAGCCTTTTATGACCAATATGTCGTAACAGGTAAGTCTTTGACAATAACAAGTCCTATGGCAGTCAAAGAAGGAATGGGCCGCACAGGTGGTAAATTCGAGAACAAGGCTTATCAAATTGACTTTGGAAATGGTTATGCGACAGACGTAGTCGTCAACAATGTTCCTAAAATCAGTCCTGAAAAAGATATTACATTGAGTCTTGATCCAACAAGTGCAGAAAACTTGGATGGCAAGGAACTGACTTTGGGACGGCATTTTAACTATCGTCTCATCGGAGGCTTGATCCCTGCTAACCACTCTGAAGGTTTGACAGACTATAGCTTTGTGGATGATTATGACCAACGAGGAGATGAGTACACGGGTGCTTACAAAACCTTTGCCAAAGTGGACATCACGATCAAAGATGGTAAGGTGATAAAGGCTGGTACAGATTTGACTGAGTATACAGCTGCGAATGTTGATCTTGAGAAAGGCTTGATTTCTATTCGTTTCAAGGAAGAATTCTTAGAGACTATTTCTCTGGATTCAGCTTTTCAGGCTGAAACCTATCTACAGATGAAGCGGATTGCTGCGGGTACTTTTGAAAATACCTACATTAATACTGTCAATCATGTAGTCTATGCTTCAAATACGGTTACAACAGTCACTCCTAAGGCACAGCATCTGCTTGTTTCAGATGTAAACGATCCAAGAAGAGCCAATCCAACTTCAGCAGCTAAAAAGATTCCTGTTTCTCTTCTGCCAGAAACGGGAGCCAAAGATACAGTCTATCTGCCATATCTAGGTTTAGCAGCCATTATTGGTGCTTTAGGTCTAGGAAAATTGAAGGGTAAAGAAGACTGA
- a CDS encoding phosphoglycerate kinase: MAKLTVKDVDLKGKKVLVRVDFNVPLKDGVITNDNRITAALPTIKYIIEQGGRAILFSHLGRVKEEADKEGKSLAPVAADLAAKLGQDVVFPGVTRGAELEAAINALEDGQVLLVENTRFEDVDGKKESKNDPELGKYWASLGDGIFVNDAFGTAHRAHASNVGISGNVEKAVAGFLLENEIAYIQEAVETPERPFVAILGGSKVSDKIGVIENLLEKADKVLIGGGMTYTFYKAQGIEIGNSLVEEDKLDVAKALLEKANGKLVLPVDSKEANAFADYTEVKDTEGEAVDPGFLGLDIGPKSIAKFDEALTGAKTVVWNGPMGVFENPDFQAGTIGVMDAIVKQPGVKSIIGGGDSAAAAINLGRADKFSWISTGGGASMELLEGKVLPGLAALTEK; encoded by the coding sequence ATGGCAAAACTTACTGTTAAAGACGTTGATTTGAAAGGTAAAAAAGTCCTCGTTCGTGTAGACTTTAACGTACCATTGAAAGATGGAGTGATTACAAATGACAACCGTATCACTGCAGCTCTTCCAACTATTAAATACATCATCGAGCAAGGCGGTCGCGCAATTCTCTTCTCTCACCTTGGACGTGTCAAAGAAGAAGCGGACAAAGAAGGTAAATCTCTTGCGCCAGTAGCTGCAGACTTGGCTGCTAAATTAGGTCAAGACGTTGTTTTCCCAGGTGTCACTCGTGGTGCTGAATTGGAAGCAGCTATCAATGCTCTTGAAGATGGACAAGTTCTCTTGGTTGAAAACACTCGTTTTGAAGATGTTGACGGCAAGAAAGAATCTAAAAACGATCCTGAACTTGGTAAATACTGGGCATCTCTTGGAGACGGTATCTTCGTAAATGATGCATTCGGTACAGCTCACCGTGCACACGCATCTAACGTAGGTATCTCAGGCAACGTTGAAAAAGCAGTTGCTGGCTTCCTTCTTGAAAACGAAATTGCCTATATCCAAGAAGCAGTTGAAACTCCAGAACGTCCATTCGTAGCTATTCTTGGTGGTTCAAAAGTATCTGACAAGATCGGTGTTATCGAAAACTTGCTTGAAAAAGCTGATAAAGTCCTTATCGGTGGTGGTATGACTTACACATTCTACAAAGCACAAGGTATCGAAATCGGTAACTCACTTGTCGAAGAAGATAAATTGGATGTTGCGAAAGCTCTTCTTGAAAAAGCTAACGGCAAACTGGTTCTGCCAGTTGACTCTAAAGAAGCAAACGCATTTGCTGACTACACTGAAGTGAAAGATACTGAAGGTGAAGCAGTGGATCCAGGCTTCCTTGGTTTGGATATCGGTCCTAAATCTATTGCTAAATTTGATGAAGCCTTGACTGGTGCGAAGACTGTTGTCTGGAATGGTCCTATGGGTGTATTTGAAAACCCAGACTTCCAAGCTGGTACAATCGGTGTTATGGACGCTATCGTGAAACAACCTGGTGTAAAATCAATCATCGGTGGTGGGGACTCAGCTGCTGCAGCTATCAACCTTGGCCGTGCAGACAAGTTCTCATGGATTTCTACTGGTGGAGGTGCATCAATGGAACTCCTTGAAGGTAAAGTATTACCAGGACTTGCAGCACTGACTGAAAAATAA
- a CDS encoding VIT1/CCC1 transporter family protein produces the protein MEEHKIDTNFSGRLNILRAGVLGANDGIISIAGVVIGVASATDDVWIIFLSGLAAVFAGAFSMAGGEYVSVSTQKDTEEAAVARERELLEKNPDIARQSLYAAYVQNGECETSAQLMTNRAFLQDPLEALVQEKYGIEIEEFTNPWHAAVSSFLAFAVGALFPMVTIILLPANIRIWATVLIVALALLGTGYTSARLGKAPLKNAMIRNLVIGLLTMAVTYAVGQVFAI, from the coding sequence GTGGAAGAACATAAAATTGATACGAACTTTAGTGGGCGGCTGAATATATTGCGGGCCGGGGTTTTAGGAGCCAATGATGGTATTATTTCCATAGCAGGTGTGGTTATTGGGGTAGCTAGTGCGACGGACGATGTCTGGATTATCTTTCTGTCTGGTTTGGCGGCAGTCTTTGCGGGCGCCTTTTCTATGGCTGGCGGAGAGTATGTATCAGTTTCTACTCAAAAGGATACAGAAGAAGCTGCTGTTGCTAGAGAGCGGGAGCTATTAGAAAAAAATCCAGATATCGCTAGGCAGTCTCTCTATGCTGCCTATGTTCAAAATGGCGAGTGTGAGACTTCTGCTCAGCTCATGACCAATCGGGCTTTTCTCCAAGATCCGTTGGAGGCCTTGGTGCAGGAAAAATATGGCATCGAGATTGAGGAGTTCACTAATCCCTGGCATGCTGCCGTATCAAGCTTTTTAGCCTTTGCTGTTGGTGCGCTTTTTCCTATGGTTACCATTATCCTGCTTCCAGCCAATATCCGTATCTGGGCAACCGTTCTAATCGTGGCCTTGGCCCTTTTGGGAACAGGCTATACTAGCGCTAGATTGGGCAAAGCACCGCTCAAAAATGCCATGATTCGCAACCTCGTGATCGGACTTTTAACCATGGCGGTCACTTATGCAGTAGGACAAGTATTTGCAATTTAA
- a CDS encoding helix-turn-helix domain-containing protein, producing MRLNLSQQYIDNLKQIGLDLNMILELANLPDTTWKEEMNLSTLDYYHLLTAFDKVATDEQIIAMSRIKDIQMFMPPFFAALSSKNGLAAIEHFAKYKKITGPIVVSIETFDDLVRVSYRYDYPGLDLPRFAILNEQLLLVDLIRTGTGENIIPVHVGTPYVYEEASLKVLSCHVEEMEGNEVVFKKSDLEKPFLTANNVMLDYLEPQLKERLAEAVTSESFTGIVQQKLYQAIPSGAFSIEDIAATLGISSRTLQRNLTAEGTKFNQELQNVQKILAFGYFKNPDMTTDDVAYLLGYSEVSSFSRAFKKWTGKTISEYREEIQKQP from the coding sequence ATGCGTCTGAATCTCAGTCAGCAATATATTGACAATTTAAAACAAATCGGGCTAGACTTGAATATGATTCTGGAACTGGCCAATCTTCCAGATACCACCTGGAAGGAAGAGATGAATCTCTCAACTCTGGATTACTACCATCTTTTGACGGCTTTTGATAAGGTGGCCACTGATGAGCAGATCATTGCCATGAGCCGTATCAAGGATATCCAAATGTTCATGCCGCCTTTCTTTGCGGCACTTTCGTCAAAAAATGGTCTCGCAGCGATTGAACATTTTGCTAAATACAAGAAAATCACAGGTCCCATTGTTGTTAGCATCGAAACCTTTGATGACCTTGTCCGTGTTAGCTACCGCTATGATTATCCAGGTCTTGACTTGCCCCGTTTCGCCATTCTCAATGAACAACTATTATTGGTCGATTTGATTCGGACAGGGACTGGAGAAAATATCATCCCTGTACACGTTGGTACTCCATATGTCTATGAAGAAGCTAGCCTGAAGGTACTTAGCTGTCATGTGGAAGAAATGGAGGGCAATGAAGTTGTCTTTAAAAAGTCGGATTTAGAGAAACCATTCCTGACAGCCAATAATGTCATGTTGGATTACCTAGAACCTCAGCTCAAAGAGCGCTTGGCAGAAGCCGTGACCAGTGAAAGTTTCACAGGAATTGTCCAGCAAAAACTCTATCAAGCTATTCCAAGTGGGGCATTTAGTATCGAGGATATCGCAGCGACTCTCGGTATTAGTAGCCGAACCTTGCAACGAAATCTGACGGCAGAAGGGACCAAGTTTAACCAGGAATTGCAAAATGTGCAGAAGATTCTAGCCTTTGGTTACTTCAAAAATCCTGACATGACAACGGATGATGTAGCCTATTTGCTTGGTTATTCGGAAGTATCTTCCTTCTCTCGAGCCTTTAAAAAGTGGACAGGAAAGACGATATCGGAGTATCGAGAAGAGATTCAGAAACAACCCTAA
- a CDS encoding oxidoreductase has product MSNKKVILVTGASSGIGYQTAEQLAKEGHIVYGAARRVDAMKPLEIFGVTPVRLDITDEVSIKEALNLIIKKENRIDVLVNNAGYGSYGAVEDVTIEEAKMQFEVNIFGLARLTQLVLPYMRKQNSGRIINVGSMGGRLTSYFGAWYHATKYALEAFSDGLRMEVADYGIDVSIIEPGGIKTDWGFIAADKLAESAKGGAYEAAATKAAEGMRKQYSGNMMSNPKVISNAISKAVNSRRPKTRYLVGMGAKPLVFLHAILPDRWFDALMKRAS; this is encoded by the coding sequence ATGTCAAACAAAAAAGTTATCTTAGTCACAGGCGCTTCATCAGGTATCGGCTACCAAACTGCTGAACAACTTGCTAAAGAAGGTCATATTGTCTATGGAGCTGCCCGCCGTGTGGATGCCATGAAACCACTTGAAATCTTTGGCGTGACACCAGTTCGTTTGGATATTACAGATGAAGTTAGCATTAAAGAAGCTCTTAATCTCATCATCAAGAAAGAAAATCGTATCGATGTCTTAGTCAATAATGCTGGTTACGGTTCATATGGTGCCGTTGAAGATGTAACGATTGAAGAAGCCAAGATGCAGTTTGAAGTGAATATCTTTGGTCTAGCTCGCTTGACCCAGCTCGTTCTTCCTTATATGCGTAAGCAAAATTCAGGTCGCATTATTAATGTGGGTTCAATGGGTGGTCGTTTGACATCCTACTTTGGTGCTTGGTATCATGCGACCAAATATGCTCTTGAAGCTTTTTCAGATGGTCTTCGTATGGAAGTGGCTGATTATGGCATTGATGTCTCTATCATCGAACCAGGCGGTATTAAAACGGACTGGGGCTTCATCGCTGCTGACAAATTGGCTGAATCAGCTAAAGGTGGTGCTTATGAAGCAGCAGCCACTAAGGCAGCAGAAGGGATGCGGAAGCAATACTCCGGTAATATGATGTCAAATCCAAAAGTGATTTCAAACGCTATTTCAAAAGCAGTTAACAGCCGTCGTCCTAAAACACGCTATTTAGTTGGTATGGGAGCTAAACCTTTGGTATTCTTGCATGCTATCTTGCCAGATCGTTGGTTTGATGCCCTCATGAAGCGGGCTTCTTAA
- a CDS encoding Cof-type HAD-IIB family hydrolase, with amino-acid sequence MTIKRIFCDMDGTLLNSQGRLTDSNAKLISQANLPFTLVSARAPMEMKEAIDKLELTGPQIGFNGGLIYTYKQNQIKILHQQALERNDSTYLVNFINQHFPHLSQSYYDLENWYTYKMDNGIDYEQQLTRLEATIIGEEQYLKVQTSIFKIMLITFDGNEMRALKAKLEELNLPNVSIQQAGDFYLEITHKKAKKSVGIDYIIKEEKLHKKELVAFGDGHNDLPMFERVGLSIAMENASQAIKDKVSLITKTNDEDGVGYGIHHFLL; translated from the coding sequence ATGACAATCAAACGTATTTTTTGCGATATGGATGGAACGCTATTGAATAGCCAAGGCAGACTGACTGACAGTAATGCTAAACTTATTTCTCAGGCCAATCTTCCTTTCACCCTGGTTTCCGCACGAGCACCTATGGAGATGAAAGAAGCCATTGATAAATTAGAACTGACTGGCCCCCAGATTGGTTTCAATGGTGGATTGATTTATACCTACAAGCAAAATCAAATCAAGATCCTGCATCAGCAAGCTTTAGAAAGAAATGATTCTACTTATTTAGTCAACTTTATCAACCAGCATTTTCCTCACTTAAGTCAATCTTACTACGACTTAGAAAACTGGTATACCTATAAAATGGACAATGGAATCGACTATGAGCAACAATTGACCAGACTAGAGGCAACTATTATCGGGGAGGAGCAATACCTAAAAGTTCAAACAAGTATTTTTAAAATTATGCTCATCACTTTTGATGGAAACGAAATGAGAGCATTAAAAGCTAAACTCGAAGAATTAAATCTTCCAAATGTTTCTATACAGCAAGCTGGTGATTTTTATCTAGAAATTACACACAAAAAAGCTAAAAAATCAGTTGGAATTGACTATATAATCAAAGAAGAAAAGCTACATAAAAAAGAACTAGTCGCCTTCGGCGATGGTCACAATGATCTCCCTATGTTTGAACGGGTTGGACTGAGTATTGCAATGGAAAATGCTAGTCAAGCAATCAAAGACAAAGTCAGTCTCATTACCAAAACTAACGATGAAGACGGTGTTGGCTATGGTATCCATCACTTTCTCCTATAA
- a CDS encoding LacI family DNA-binding transcriptional regulator: MVSIRDIAKQSGYSISTVSRYINKSGYVSQEAAETISAIIKELDYSPSQIARDLSAGHTRKIGVVVPHVRHTYFTELIKGLLDAALESHYQLLFLPSDYSIEAEKSYLEQLRSNAFDALIFTSRAIDIQTIASYRKYGSIVCLEETDLPELISISVDRKPGYQALFKWIQKHNPQKVALLFSRNSPISPTFRETLSVFEEIFKGVEYVTFGGLMRYEDAGWIFEKLCMQKGLDCIVSNSDDLAVGLLEFYKKAGIEPPLIVSQTSQLSGKLLNIPSIDNYSYQLGTLAFKAAIAKNPQSICLPSKFLIKRK, translated from the coding sequence ATGGTTTCCATACGTGACATCGCCAAACAATCTGGCTATTCCATCTCAACTGTTTCTCGCTACATCAACAAATCAGGTTATGTCTCACAAGAAGCTGCCGAAACAATTTCAGCTATTATAAAAGAACTAGATTATAGCCCTAGTCAGATTGCTAGAGACTTAAGTGCCGGCCATACTCGAAAAATCGGTGTTGTAGTGCCTCATGTTCGGCATACCTACTTTACTGAATTGATAAAGGGGTTGCTAGACGCAGCCCTAGAGAGTCATTACCAGCTCCTATTTTTGCCATCAGACTACAGCATAGAAGCTGAGAAATCCTATCTGGAACAGCTACGGAGCAATGCTTTTGATGCACTAATCTTTACTTCTCGGGCTATTGATATACAGACCATCGCTAGCTACCGAAAATATGGCTCCATTGTCTGTCTGGAAGAAACAGACTTACCTGAGTTAATTTCTATCTCAGTGGATCGAAAACCTGGATATCAAGCTCTCTTTAAATGGATCCAGAAGCATAACCCCCAGAAAGTAGCCTTGTTATTCTCTCGAAACAGTCCAATCAGCCCCACTTTTCGTGAAACCCTATCAGTCTTTGAGGAAATTTTCAAGGGCGTGGAGTATGTAACTTTTGGGGGATTAATGAGATATGAGGATGCAGGATGGATTTTTGAAAAGCTGTGTATGCAAAAAGGTTTAGACTGCATTGTTTCCAATAGCGATGACTTAGCAGTCGGACTACTAGAATTCTATAAAAAAGCTGGTATAGAACCGCCACTCATTGTCAGTCAAACCAGTCAGTTGTCTGGGAAACTGCTCAATATCCCCAGCATTGACAACTATTCTTACCAACTTGGCACACTTGCTTTTAAAGCGGCTATTGCAAAAAATCCCCAGTCAATCTGCTTGCCATCAAAATTTCTAATCAAAAGAAAATAA